The Rattus rattus isolate New Zealand chromosome 8, Rrattus_CSIRO_v1, whole genome shotgun sequence genome contains the following window.
GAAGTTAAATGGCGGCAGGCATGTACAAGGAATACTGCGGGGCTTTGACCCCTTTATGAACCTCGTGATTGATGAGTGTGTGGAGATGGCGACCAGTGGGCAACAGAACAACATCGGGATGGTGGTCATCCGAGGAAACAGCATCATCATGTTAGAAGCCTTGGAAAGAGTCTAACCAGTGTTTAGCAGTGTGTCCACATCCCTCCCCAAAGCGTGCTTGATTGTGATGTAGAACTAGGTCATGTACATTTTCATATGAAACTTTTTGCTAAATAAACTTTTgtgatatcaaaaaaaaaaaaaaaaaaaaaaaaaaaaaaaagagcagaggcTGGCAGTGTGGCTCACAGGTGGTGGGCCTGACTAGCTGCATGAAGAAGCCCTGAGTTAGTTTCCTAGAACCATGAAGAGGACTGAGCGGACAGacaaaggtggaagaaaaagaaaaagaggaagaggaaaagaagcacaATAAAAGCAACAATAAGAAAACGGGCCAGTGTTAAATAGAAAGGTTCTAGTTGTGCAAGTTAAGTCCCTAAAGCTAACTGTACCAGGTAAAGAGAATCCTGAGGAGGTATAAGGGGCAATAGATTTTCTGTGTGCAGACTGTGCATGTATATTATCTTATATAGCTTGTGATGCCCCTATGAAATGGGCCACAGTACTGACAGAAAATAGAAAGTTAAACAAGATgtttgttgctcttccaggggacccaaattcagctcccagcacacacactgtgtggcttacaactgcctcaAACTCTATCTTTGggggattcaatgtcctcttctgatctaCGTATGGCATAGACACCCACAGACATAGATACTTACACATCAAGAAATGACATGCTTATACAGAGTTATTAAATGACAAGGCCAATGGATGTCTTGACTCTGaagcattttctctttttgttataCCATGCTGTTCTCCAGAAGTCTAGATTGCAAAGGAATGAAAATGTAAGAGCTCACAACTAGGAGTCTACTTCTGACCCATGCTAGCTTTAGGGCCTACACATCTGCAAATGTGGACAGCAGCCTGTCTGTACTTTCTGTACTCTTCCATTCACAGATCACGGATTTTGAGTACAAATTCTATTTTCTCTACTATGATTACTTTGGACTTAAAAGACTTCAATTCAACCAACACTTTACATATTCTTTCAAAGAGGGTACTTGCTATTCAGTACTCTAGTAAAGCAAAttaatcttgttttttaaaaaatgaagccaGGTGTGCTGGTATATGTTGTAACCCCAACACTCTCGAAGCAGAAGGGTTATCagggttcaaggtcattctgcactacatagtgagtttcaggtcagacTCAACTGTTACATGAAACcgagtctcaaaaaacaaacgaaaCTGAAATGGATAAATAAAGCACCACTACCAACACCCAACAAAATCAGGCACGATGGGGCACGCCTGTAAATTcaacacttagaaggcagagggaggagggctcTGGGCTCAAGGCAGATGGGCTACAATGAGATCTTGTCAGAAACCCCCCACATCTGTGAGATGACGGGACAGACACATAGGTCGATGCTGTTTCAGTAACTTATTTGGTGGTCACGTGTAGCCCAAGCTGCCCCAGAACTCTATATGTAGACAAGGATgactgattcttctgcctccccctTCCGGGTGAGCAATCACAGAAGCGTCGCCATGCCCGTCTGTTCAGTGCTGCTGTTTGATAGCAGAAGAGAAACAAGTGCATCAGAGACAACCGGAGTGTTCAGCAAAGGAGGAGCTCCACTGTTCCTCAACCACAACCTATTTCTCTTTAGTGACTCGAATGGTGTGGTCAGCCCATTGATGCTGAGGTGATCCCTATGACAGCATAAACAATTCTTAAACAGTCACCAAAAGTGGAGGTCTGGAAGGATATCCTAGCTTATTTTCAGTAATGAGATCctagatgactttagcttatgtTTTTGGGGATGTTTTTATTACACTGAAAATTTATTATTCttgtctaaaatttatttttgagagaaaagggaggtttatgtatgtatttcattACAATAAAAGGTACTGGGTTATTAAGAAATGTGCAGGTAGGAAAAGTAAGAAGACTGGATATACTGAAAATAGCCAGGTGCGGTGGACATGCTTCTGACCCTAGtactcagcagacagaggcaggacagcctagtctacagagagatCCTCACCAGCCCGGGCTACAGTGAGACCTCTGTCTCCAAAGATTCAGGAAGGACGGGGTGGTGGTGCATAGAAGGATAGGctgggaggtcagagaataaaACAACGACTGCATGCTTGCTGGGAGATGGCCCAGAACACTGGCAGAGGGAGTCTCTCAATGGTCGTTATGCTCGCTGCTGACAGGGTCTCTCCTACATTGCCCCGAGAGTAACTAACcctccatgtagaccaggttggcctcaaattcagagctcTGCATGCCTCTGATTCCCAAATGCagagattaaaggcaagtgccactatgcctggcttcagTAGTCTTCAAAaggcatatataatatataaaattattactattattatatatCACTATTAtccccatgtatgtgtgtatatgtatatgtatatgtatatatggggaTAACACAAACAACCACATGGGAGTTACACTAAGACAGCCACAGATGCTATCTCTGAAGGGGTGTATTTAAACTGAGACCCAGGATGGGAAGGTGACAGTCCTGTGAGGAACCTAAGAGTAAACAACAGGCAGAGGGAACAGCATATACAAACCCCTAACTTAGCATATATCTCCCAAGGATAACTTGCATTAAGTCTGATTCTAGCTTTCTTGAACCAACAGACATGTTTCATGAATACAGATATACAAGGTCTTTATTGAGAAATAAATAGCAATCCCAAACTCCCCTCTGTGGCAACCAGAATTCTGCCTGGAACAGAGCCAGAAAAAGCCATGTTTCTAGCACTTCTGAGAAAACTGTGGCTTCTGTTTATCAAATTAAAATGCAAAGCAGCTCATTCCAGTGTCACTAGGAACTGTCAGAAAGGGATTATAGTTCCCACCCCAAGGATGCAGGTCAGCTGCACAATACCCATcttccagcactgagaaggaggagaaagattaGGCCTGCTTCCAAATAGCAGGCCTGCCTGCTTGTTACCGTGGTAACCTCCTTTCCCTGAGCTGCTCtcatttgtctctctctgcctgaccTTCATGTTGCTCTGACAGTACTGAGGAGGGAAAggtgcctgcctgccagccaaGCACTCAAACGGAGGGCACcaagcaagaagcagaggcaCTCAAATTCCCTCTCACTCTAGTCTCCAAACTGTGACCTCAGAGAAAGAGATTTCTGGTGGCTCTTGTCATTCCACCCTTTCTCCCTGCTCTCAGGGACACCTCACCTCTCTGATTGATCCTTTTAGTGTGAAGAATCTGAGTCAGAGTCAAGTAGGAGGGTGACAAgccacaaagaagagaaaaaacaagacATGACAAGCTGGACtagagataataaaatattaacgCAGAGCTGCCCGGCACACAGCAGcatcacagataagtgtagccgCTGCGTTCCTCTCTTCATGACTCATGCTACGTGCACTGTCAGAAGAGACATGGGAGTCCCAAATCTTAGTGCTTCCTACTACTTTTTAAGACACGACTATACAGAGTTTGACCACTGATCAATTATTGGTTCTTTCCCTAGAAAGCTTTTATATAATGCACTGGACAGAGTGGCAAATGTTAAAGACTAGAAAATGTgtagaaattagaaattattagAGTTAGCCATTTGTCTCACCTCTGTGATTCCAGGACTCAAGAGGATGATGCAGGAGAACTGTGAGTTTAATATATAGCTGGGACCATATATTAAATCACACAAACCACCAAAAAAGGAATTGGGGGAGCATGCTTTTGAGGAAGCTATCGGGCATGTGGATAACAGAAACAACCACATGGGAGTTACACTAAGACAGCCACAGATGCTATCTCTGAAGGGGTGTATTTAAACTGAGACCCAGGACGGGAAGGTGCCAGTCCTGTGAGGAATCAAAGAGTAAACAACAGGCAGAGGGAACAGCATATACAAACCCCTAAGGTGGGACGTATTCTCCTTCATATAAGACATACCCAGGGGAAAATCTTTCTGTTGATTCTCAGGAGGTACAGAGAATGGGCAGCATTTAAATAAATAGCCAGAGTGGTTATGATGCTTGCCTTTGTAATCCTAGTATTTGGGAGACTAAGGAAGACTAAGGAACGACAAGCTCCAAGCTAGTTTGAGTTATCGTGTATCTTACAAAACAGGAAgagcaagatggctcattgggtaaaacTGCATGACACAGAGCCTGGGTTGAAACCCAGGACCCACATGTGGGGAGGAGAGAACAACTTCTCTGAGTTGTAATCAGAtctctacacatgtgcacatacatatttacaaacaagcaaataaggtAAAGCAAGTAAACAATGCAGCTAGTCACTGGTTCAAGTGACTGTTATTTCTTGATCATAAAAAACTGTAGTGTATGGACAGCTTGCTCATCCAAATTCTTGATGGTGCCTCATGGTACAAGCTTGTTATCCTAGCTATTCTGGAAGCTGAGATAGGAATGTCACaagacaagttcaaggccagcctgagcaactctATAGGAACTAAATATTGAATCCATAAAACTAGGGTCAAATTTATACTGTCATTCCAAAGCACActgctaaggagatggctcaatggctaaggtGCTAGCTGTGTACGTTTAGTTTTGATCTCTAGAAGCCATGATAAAACTGTATGTAAACAACTGTAAAACCAGCATGTGTCTCTAAATGATGGAAGATTGAAACAGGACCACGGAGGGAAGCTTGCAGGTCAGCTACCCGGTGCACACAGTGAAAAACAGCAAGGAGGCCTGCTCTCAAAATGGAAGAAGGGGACAGACATTCTCCCACAGTGAGTGAGCACTCCAGCAAGTGAGAGCACCAGAGAATGGGGCTGATCATTACTTCTCTTCTACTACCTCCCTTTACCTCAACCCTCCACGTTTTCCTCCAAATCTATGTATGCTGGAGATATGAGGTTATAAGGAAAGTGGCTATCACATGGAAACTGGCATCGACAACTATGGTTATCTGCACTCAAGCAGATCTACACTGGTTCTGGATTGTTTCCTAGGGTAACAGGATACAAAGAGGAcaaacagacagacggacagaaagacacacacacacacacacacagagagagagagagagagagagagagagagagagagagagagagagagagagagagagagagactgagactggtTTGCTTGACACAGCCCCTCATCTCGTATACATGACTTTGTGTCATTTCATAGATAATATTCAAACAGTTAAGGCCCTAAAACTTGAATACTGAGCAGTCAGACCAATTAAAGTCTAGAACTCTTTGCACACAGGTACCCTGATCCTTTCC
Protein-coding sequences here:
- the LOC116907444 gene encoding small nuclear ribonucleoprotein G, whose amino-acid sequence is MSKAHPPELKKFMDKKLSLKLNGGRHVQGILRGFDPFMNLVIDECVEMATSGQQNNIGMVVIRGNSIIMLEALERV